The Gemmatimonas phototrophica region ACTGGCGACGCAGGTCGGCCTGATCGGTCAGACCGGCCGCCACGGCAGCATCATCCGTGGCCGACGACGTCTGAATGCCAAGCCGCGTCACCAGCCCGCGGAAAAATCCAATGAACGAGCCGGTTTCCGTGGCACCGGACGGAGAGGTCCACGTGACCGTGGCATCGGTCATGCGCAACGACGACAATCCCTGCGCAACCCCGTTGTCGGTGGGCCCATTCACTGATCCCGACGCGGCAATCCTGGAAGGGTCACCAGCGACTACGCTATGCAGCTTGAGACTGGCCGCCGACACCGGCGCTGCCAGTGTGCCGGGATCAAAGAAGTTGCCCGCTGCCGTCCCGGGGATGGTGGTACCGTTGAACGTGTAGCCACTGGTGTGCAGATCGTTGACCGCCGTGGCCAACTGATTGGCCATGGCATCAAGACGCCCGCGGGTATTGGGAATTTCGGTGTTCAACACCGTCACCATGGCCGACAGCTCGCCGGCCAACGGCGCCAGTCGATCGGGCGAACTCCCCAGGCGAATTCGCACCGGGACATCCGTGAGCGGCGTAGCCGGGAGCGGATTGGGCGTTTCGAACTGTACCGACAGCGGCGTGGCGGTATCGCCTTCCACCAGCATCGAGTTGCCAATGAGGACCGACACCGAGCCGTTCGGCTGCGGCACCACCCGCGTGCCGGCAATCTTCGACAGCTCATCCAGCTTGAGATCGCGCATATCGCGCAGATCATTCGCCATGTTGCCGTTCGATTCGGCACCCACAATGCGCACATTCAGTTCGGCCACCTGCGTGGCCACCGAGTTGATGCGCTCCACGGTGTTGCTCAGTCGTTCCAGCGTACTGCTGCGAATGGTCGTGAGCTGCGTGTCGTAATCGTTGAAGAGCTGCGCAACCTGTCGCCCGCGCTGCTGTACCACCGCGCGCGCCGCCAGGCTGTTGGGCTGCGCCGACAGATCACTCCACGAGTTCCAGAACTGGTCGAGCGCATTGGCCATGCCGGCGTCGTTCGGTTCGCCAAACACCGATTCCACCTGCGAGAGCAGGTCGCGGCGCATGGCCGCGTCACCGGACAAGGTGTTGGAGGAGCGGAACGACTCATCCAGCAGAATGTCACGCTTGCGAGTGATGGTGGACACGTTGACGCCGGTGCCCACATTGCCGTACGGGAAGCGCACCGGCGTGTTCGCCGACAGCACGGCTTCCTGACGCGAATAGCCAGGCGTCTCCGCGTTCGC contains the following coding sequences:
- the flgK gene encoding flagellar hook-associated protein FlgK, which codes for MSSGLFSIARTALLTHQTALQTVSQNIANAETPGYSRQEAVLSANTPVRFPYGNVGTGVNVSTITRKRDILLDESFRSSNTLSGDAAMRRDLLSQVESVFGEPNDAGMANALDQFWNSWSDLSAQPNSLAARAVVQQRGRQVAQLFNDYDTQLTTIRSSTLERLSNTVERINSVATQVAELNVRIVGAESNGNMANDLRDMRDLKLDELSKIAGTRVVPQPNGSVSVLIGNSMLVEGDTATPLSVQFETPNPLPATPLTDVPVRIRLGSSPDRLAPLAGELSAMVTVLNTEIPNTRGRLDAMANQLATAVNDLHTSGYTFNGTTIPGTAAGNFFDPGTLAAPVSAASLKLHSVVAGDPSRIAASGSVNGPTDNGVAQGLSSLRMTDATVTWTSPSGATETGSFIGFFRGLVTRLGIQTSSATDDAAVAAGLTDQADLRRQSVSGVNTDEELVNMLRVQQSYQAATKMIKAAEEMLDTLISLV